One Aneurinibacillus migulanus genomic region harbors:
- a CDS encoding helix-turn-helix domain-containing protein yields MATLYELMRLARDNDPEAIGTILYLFEPKIKKSSRCIPYGNRDDVEQEVKVAMVKALRRFDTSSTPGFWEFIESAKQSSHMSCSVSDDS; encoded by the coding sequence ATGGCGACGTTGTATGAATTGATGCGATTGGCACGGGATAACGACCCGGAAGCAATTGGCACGATTCTGTATCTGTTCGAACCAAAAATCAAGAAATCGAGTCGGTGCATTCCGTACGGTAACCGCGATGATGTCGAACAGGAAGTGAAGGTGGCAATGGTTAAAGCGCTTCGGCGTTTTGATACGAGCTCCACTCCTGGATTTTGGGAGTTCATCGAAAGTGCGAAGCAGAGTTCACACATGTCTTGTTCCGTAAGCGATGATAGTTAA
- a CDS encoding YvrJ family protein yields MLDPSEWINLIRNVGFPIVVTFYLLLRLEKGFQQLSEEVQNMMNEMRKR; encoded by the coding sequence GTGTTGGACCCGAGCGAATGGATTAATTTAATTCGCAATGTCGGTTTTCCAATTGTGGTGACGTTTTATCTGCTGCTTCGGCTAGAGAAGGGATTTCAGCAGTTGTCAGAAGAAGTGCAGAATATGATGAACGAAATGCGGAAGAGGTGA
- a CDS encoding sigma-70 family RNA polymerase sigma factor: MDKYPFIHKETHPHLEALFHEFLQEHQHELSNRVIESFLSSSEYYRLFVDAVCFPTPGHRERLDEAFHRFFSEIRLIHYISKLISRVSRDCYQREKKRLHHVSTSTLFYVPQLEGIAQEPQLSGKGEEVIDIVVRNAKRLLEHVSHPGLYQALTHLTKRQLDILELYFLYHLTHEEIGQVLGISQQSVSKSYSKALAALRVFYREGEGVGPERMD, translated from the coding sequence ATGGATAAATATCCATTTATTCACAAGGAAACGCATCCCCATCTCGAAGCCTTATTCCACGAATTTCTGCAAGAACATCAGCATGAATTATCCAATCGCGTCATAGAAAGTTTTTTAAGCAGTTCGGAATATTACCGCCTGTTTGTTGACGCCGTTTGTTTTCCTACTCCCGGACATCGCGAGCGGCTGGACGAAGCATTCCACCGATTCTTCAGCGAAATCCGTCTCATCCACTACATCTCTAAACTTATCTCGCGGGTTTCCCGGGATTGCTACCAGAGAGAAAAAAAGCGACTCCATCATGTATCCACATCTACATTGTTCTACGTGCCACAATTGGAAGGAATTGCCCAGGAACCACAACTCTCCGGAAAAGGGGAAGAGGTTATCGACATCGTGGTACGTAACGCAAAACGACTTCTCGAACATGTTTCTCATCCTGGTCTGTATCAGGCACTCACACATCTGACCAAAAGACAGCTCGATATTTTGGAACTGTATTTCTTGTATCATCTGACGCACGAAGAAATTGGACAAGTTCTCGGCATTTCCCAACAATCTGTCTCCAAATCGTACAGCAAGGCGCTGGCTGCTCTGCGCGTATTCTATAGAGAGGGTGAGGGTGTTGGACCCGAGCGAATGGATTAA